One region of Caldimonas thermodepolymerans genomic DNA includes:
- the rpoB gene encoding DNA-directed RNA polymerase subunit beta — protein sequence MAYTYTERKRIRKSFGKRKSVLNVPYLLSMQRDSYVAFLQKDVPPQQRKPEGLQAAFLSAFPIVSHNGMVEMKFIEYNIAKPPFDVRECQQRGLTYAAAVRAKLQMIIYDREAAQPKTVKEIKEQEVYMGEVPLMTDYGSFIINGTERVIVSQLHRSPGVFFEHDKGKTHSSGKLLFSARIIPYRGSWLDFEFDPKDILYFRVDRRRKMPVTILLKAIGLTPEQILAHFYVFDNFRLMDSGAQMEFVPERLRGEVARFDITDKSGNVVVEKDKRITARHTRLLEQSGTQFITVPEDFLIGRVLARNMVDPETGEIIAKANDELTETLLKKLRGAGIKDIQCIYTNELDQGPYISQTLAMDETADQLAARVAIYRMMRPGEPPTEDAVEALFQRLFYSADTYDLSRVGRMKFNARVGRESPEGPMTLTNEDILDVVKILVELRNGRGEVDDIDHLGNRRVRCVGELAENQYRSGLARIEKAVKERLGQAETESLMPHDLINSKPISAALKEFFGASQLSQFMDQTNPLSEITHKRRVSALGPGGLTRERAGFEVRDVHPTHYGRVCPIETPEGPNIGLINSLALYARLNEYGFLETPYRRVVDGKVTDQIDYLSAIEEGKYVIAQANATLDEEGRLVDELVSAREKGESVLTSPDRIQYMDVAPTQIVSVAASLVPFLEHDDANRALMGANMQRQAVPVLRPEKAFVGTGVERVAAVDSGTVVAAKRGGVVDYVDTNRIVIRVNDEETAAGEVGVDIYNLIKYQRSNQNTNIHQRPIVKRGDVVARGDVIADGASTDLGELALGQNMLVAFMPWNGYNFEDSILISEKVVADDRYTSIHIEELVVMARDTKLGPEEITRDIPNLSEHQLSRLDESGIVYIGAEVQAGDVLVGKVTPKGETTLTPEEKLLRAIFGEKASDVKDTSLRVDQGTSGTVIDVQVFTREGIQRDKRAQQIIDDELKRFRLDLNDQLRIVEADAFDRIEKLLVGKVANGGPKKLAKGTVIDKAYLADVEKYHWFDIRPADEEVANQLESIKNSLEQTRHSFDLAFEEKRKKLTQGDELPAGVLKMVKVYLAVKRRLQPGDKMAGRHGNKGVVSKIVPVEDMPYMADGTPCDIVLNPLGVPSRMNVGQVLEVHLGWAAKGIGERIGDMLQREARAAELRQFLDELYNKSGGTKENLDELSDDEIVDMARNLSKGVPFATPVFDGASEEEIRAMLKLAYPDEIAKAKGLNETRTQAILHDGRTGDPFERPVTVGYMHVLKLHHLVDDKMHARSTGPYSLVTQQPLGGKAQFGGQRFGEMEVWALEAYGAAYVLQEMLTVKSDDVNGRTKVYENIVKGEHAIDAGMPESFNVLVKEIRSLGIDIELERN from the coding sequence ATGGCGTATACCTACACCGAGCGCAAGCGCATTCGCAAGAGCTTCGGCAAGCGCAAGAGCGTCCTCAACGTCCCCTACTTGCTGAGCATGCAGCGGGATTCCTACGTCGCCTTCCTGCAGAAGGACGTCCCGCCGCAACAACGCAAGCCCGAAGGGCTGCAGGCAGCCTTCCTCTCCGCCTTCCCGATCGTCTCGCACAACGGGATGGTGGAGATGAAGTTCATCGAATACAACATCGCCAAGCCTCCGTTCGACGTGCGCGAATGCCAGCAGCGGGGCCTGACCTACGCTGCGGCGGTGCGTGCCAAGCTGCAGATGATCATCTACGACCGTGAAGCGGCCCAGCCGAAGACGGTCAAGGAGATCAAGGAGCAGGAGGTCTACATGGGCGAAGTGCCGCTCATGACGGACTACGGCTCCTTCATCATCAACGGGACCGAGCGCGTCATCGTCTCGCAGCTGCACCGCTCGCCCGGCGTGTTCTTCGAGCACGACAAGGGCAAGACCCATTCGTCGGGCAAGCTGCTGTTCTCTGCCCGCATCATCCCCTACCGTGGTTCCTGGCTCGACTTCGAGTTCGACCCGAAGGACATCCTGTACTTCCGCGTCGACCGTCGCCGCAAGATGCCGGTCACGATCCTGCTCAAGGCCATCGGCCTGACCCCCGAGCAGATCCTGGCTCACTTCTACGTCTTCGACAACTTCCGCCTGATGGACTCGGGCGCGCAGATGGAGTTCGTGCCCGAACGCCTGCGCGGTGAGGTGGCCCGCTTCGACATCACCGACAAGTCCGGCAACGTCGTCGTCGAGAAGGACAAGCGCATCACGGCCCGCCACACCCGCCTGCTGGAGCAGTCGGGCACGCAGTTCATCACGGTGCCGGAAGACTTCCTGATCGGCCGCGTGCTGGCTCGCAACATGGTCGATCCGGAGACGGGCGAGATCATCGCCAAGGCCAACGACGAGCTGACCGAGACGCTGCTGAAGAAGCTGCGCGGCGCGGGCATCAAGGACATCCAGTGCATCTACACGAACGAACTGGACCAGGGCCCGTACATCTCGCAGACGCTGGCGATGGACGAGACCGCCGACCAGCTGGCCGCGCGCGTGGCGATCTACCGCATGATGCGCCCTGGCGAGCCGCCGACGGAAGACGCGGTGGAAGCCCTGTTCCAGCGCCTGTTCTACAGCGCCGACACCTATGACCTGTCGCGCGTCGGGCGCATGAAGTTTAACGCCCGCGTCGGCCGCGAGTCGCCCGAAGGCCCGATGACCCTGACCAACGAGGACATCCTCGACGTGGTCAAGATCCTGGTCGAGCTGCGCAACGGCCGCGGCGAGGTGGACGACATCGACCACCTGGGCAACCGTCGCGTGCGCTGCGTGGGCGAACTGGCCGAGAACCAGTACCGCTCGGGCCTGGCCCGCATCGAGAAGGCCGTCAAGGAGCGCCTCGGCCAGGCCGAGACCGAGTCGCTGATGCCGCACGACCTGATCAACTCCAAGCCGATCTCCGCGGCGCTGAAGGAGTTCTTCGGGGCGTCGCAGCTGTCGCAGTTCATGGACCAGACCAACCCGCTGTCCGAGATCACGCACAAGCGTCGTGTCTCGGCCCTGGGCCCGGGCGGTCTGACCCGCGAGCGCGCCGGCTTCGAGGTCCGCGACGTGCACCCGACCCACTACGGCCGCGTGTGCCCGATCGAAACCCCTGAAGGCCCGAACATCGGCCTGATCAACTCGCTGGCCCTGTACGCCCGCCTGAACGAGTACGGCTTCCTGGAGACACCGTACCGCCGCGTGGTGGACGGCAAGGTGACCGACCAGATCGACTACCTGTCGGCCATCGAGGAAGGCAAGTACGTGATCGCCCAGGCGAACGCGACGCTGGACGAGGAAGGCCGCCTGGTCGACGAGCTGGTCTCCGCGCGCGAGAAGGGCGAATCGGTGCTGACCTCGCCGGACCGCATCCAGTACATGGACGTGGCGCCGACGCAGATCGTCTCGGTGGCCGCCTCGCTGGTGCCGTTCCTGGAGCACGACGACGCGAACCGCGCGCTGATGGGCGCCAACATGCAGCGCCAGGCGGTGCCGGTGCTGCGTCCCGAGAAGGCCTTCGTCGGCACGGGCGTCGAGCGCGTGGCCGCGGTCGACTCGGGCACCGTGGTCGCTGCCAAGCGTGGCGGCGTGGTGGACTACGTCGACACCAACCGCATCGTGATCCGCGTCAACGACGAGGAGACGGCGGCCGGTGAAGTCGGCGTCGACATCTACAACCTGATCAAGTACCAGCGTTCCAACCAGAACACCAACATCCACCAGCGACCGATCGTCAAGCGCGGCGACGTGGTGGCCCGGGGCGACGTGATCGCCGACGGTGCCTCGACCGACCTGGGCGAACTGGCGCTCGGCCAGAACATGCTGGTCGCGTTCATGCCCTGGAACGGCTACAACTTCGAGGACTCGATCCTGATCAGCGAGAAGGTCGTGGCCGACGACCGCTACACCTCGATCCACATCGAGGAGCTGGTGGTCATGGCCCGCGACACCAAGCTGGGCCCGGAGGAAATCACCCGCGACATCCCGAACCTGTCCGAGCACCAGCTGTCGCGCCTGGACGAATCCGGCATCGTCTACATCGGTGCCGAGGTGCAGGCCGGCGACGTGCTGGTCGGCAAGGTCACGCCCAAGGGCGAGACCACGCTGACGCCGGAAGAGAAGCTGCTGCGCGCGATCTTCGGCGAGAAGGCTTCCGACGTGAAGGACACCTCGCTGCGCGTGGACCAGGGCACCAGCGGCACGGTCATCGACGTGCAGGTGTTCACCCGTGAAGGCATCCAGCGCGACAAGCGTGCACAGCAGATCATCGACGACGAGCTGAAGCGCTTCCGCCTGGACCTGAACGACCAGCTGCGCATCGTGGAAGCCGACGCGTTCGACCGGATCGAGAAGCTGCTGGTCGGCAAGGTCGCCAACGGCGGTCCGAAGAAGCTGGCCAAGGGCACCGTGATCGACAAGGCGTACCTCGCCGACGTCGAGAAGTACCACTGGTTCGACATCCGTCCGGCCGACGAGGAAGTGGCCAACCAGCTCGAGTCGATCAAGAACTCGCTGGAGCAGACCCGCCACAGCTTCGACCTGGCCTTCGAGGAAAAGCGCAAGAAGCTGACCCAGGGCGACGAGCTGCCCGCCGGCGTGCTGAAGATGGTGAAGGTGTACCTCGCCGTCAAGCGCCGCCTGCAGCCTGGCGACAAGATGGCCGGCCGCCACGGGAACAAGGGCGTGGTGTCCAAGATCGTTCCGGTCGAGGACATGCCCTACATGGCAGACGGTACGCCGTGCGACATCGTGCTGAACCCGCTGGGCGTGCCCTCGCGGATGAACGTCGGCCAGGTGCTGGAAGTGCACCTGGGCTGGGCGGCCAAGGGCATCGGCGAGCGCATCGGCGACATGCTGCAGCGCGAGGCCCGCGCGGCCGAGCTGCGCCAGTTCCTCGACGAGCTGTACAACAAGTCCGGTGGGACCAAGGAAAACCTCGACGAGCTGTCCGACGACGAGATCGTCGACATGGCGCGCAACCTGTCCAAGGGCGTGCCGTTCGCGACCCCGGTGTTCGACGGTGCCTCCGAAGAGGAGATCCGGGCCATGCTGAAGCTGGCCTATCCGGACGAGATCGCGAAGGCCAAGGGCCTGAACGAAACCCGCACGCAAGCCATCCTGCACGACGGACGCACCGGCGACCCGTTCGAGCGTCCGGTGACCGTGGGCTACATGCACGTGCTGAAGCTGCACCACCTGGTGGACGACAAGATGCACGCGCGCTCGACCGGCCCGTACTCGCTGGTGACGCAGCAGCCGCTGGGCGGCAAGGCCCAGTTCGGTGGCCAGCGCTTCGGCGAGATGGAAGTCTGGGCGCTGGAAGCCTACGGCGCGGCCTACGTGCTGCAGGAAATGCTGACCGTGAAGTCCGACGACGTGAACGGCCGTACCAAGGTGTACGAGAACATCGTCAAGGGCGAGCACGCCATTGACGCCGGCATGC
- the rplL gene encoding 50S ribosomal protein L7/L12, giving the protein MAFDKDAFLTALDSMSVMELNELVKAIEEKFGVSAAAMAAPAAGGAGAAAPAAEEKTEFTVVLADAGSNKVAVIKAVREITGLGLKEAKDLVDGAPKPVKEGIAKADAEAAKKKLEEAGAKVELK; this is encoded by the coding sequence ATGGCATTCGATAAAGACGCTTTCCTGACCGCCCTGGACAGCATGTCCGTGATGGAGCTCAACGAGCTGGTCAAGGCCATCGAAGAGAAGTTCGGCGTGTCCGCCGCTGCCATGGCTGCCCCGGCTGCCGGCGGCGCTGGCGCTGCTGCCCCGGCTGCTGAAGAGAAGACCGAGTTCACCGTGGTGCTGGCCGACGCCGGCTCCAACAAGGTGGCCGTCATCAAGGCCGTGCGCGAAATCACCGGCCTGGGCCTGAAGGAAGCCAAGGACCTGGTCGACGGCGCTCCGAAGCCCGTCAAGGAAGGCATCGCCAAGGCCGACGCCGAAGCCGCCAAGAAGAAGCTGGAAGAAGCCGGCGCGAAGGTGGAGCTCAAGTAA
- the rplJ gene encoding 50S ribosomal protein L10: MSLNRNEKQAVVAEVAAQAAKSQTLALAEYRGLTVAQMDQLRRQAREKGVYLHVLKNTLARRAVAGTPFEVAAESMVGPLIYGFSEDAVAAAKVIADFAKGNDKLVVKAGAYNGKVLDAEGVKALAAIPSKEVLLSQLLGLMQSPVSRLARVLAALSEKRGEAAPAA, translated from the coding sequence TTGAGTCTGAATCGCAACGAGAAACAAGCCGTTGTGGCGGAAGTGGCGGCCCAGGCGGCCAAGTCGCAGACGCTCGCACTGGCGGAGTATCGTGGCCTCACCGTCGCTCAAATGGACCAGCTGCGCCGGCAGGCGCGTGAGAAGGGCGTGTACCTGCACGTCCTGAAGAACACGCTCGCCCGTCGCGCCGTCGCTGGCACCCCGTTTGAAGTGGCGGCCGAGTCCATGGTCGGCCCGCTGATCTACGGCTTTTCGGAAGACGCCGTTGCCGCCGCGAAAGTCATCGCCGACTTCGCCAAGGGCAACGACAAGCTGGTCGTCAAGGCCGGCGCCTACAACGGCAAGGTGCTGGACGCCGAAGGCGTGAAGGCCCTGGCCGCGATCCCGAGCAAGGAAGTGCTGCTGTCCCAGCTGCTGGGTCTCATGCAGTCGCCGGTGTCTCGCCTGGCTCGCGTGCTGGCTGCCCTGTCCGAAAAGCGTGGCGAAGCCGCCCCCGCTGCTTGA
- the rplA gene encoding 50S ribosomal protein L1, whose amino-acid sequence MAKLTKRQKAFAGKVDSTKLYPIDEALAIVKECATAKFDESIDVAVQLGIDARKSDQVVRGAVVMPNGTGKTKRVAVFAQGAKAEEAKAAGADIVGMEDLAEQIKAGNINFDVVIASPDTMRIVGTLGQILGPRGLMPNPKVGTVTPDVATAVKNAKAGQVQFRVDKAGIVHATIGRRSFEADKLKGNLSALLEALNKAKPASSKGVYLRKVAVSSTMGVGVRVDAASINVASAA is encoded by the coding sequence ATGGCCAAACTGACCAAGCGCCAGAAGGCTTTTGCCGGCAAGGTCGACAGCACCAAGCTGTACCCGATCGACGAAGCCCTCGCCATCGTCAAGGAATGCGCCACCGCCAAGTTCGATGAATCCATCGACGTGGCCGTGCAGCTGGGCATCGACGCCCGCAAGTCGGACCAGGTCGTCCGCGGCGCCGTCGTGATGCCCAACGGCACCGGCAAGACCAAGCGCGTGGCCGTGTTCGCCCAGGGCGCCAAGGCCGAGGAAGCCAAGGCCGCCGGCGCGGACATCGTCGGCATGGAAGACCTGGCCGAGCAGATCAAGGCCGGCAACATCAACTTCGACGTGGTGATCGCCTCGCCGGACACGATGCGCATCGTCGGTACCCTGGGCCAGATCCTGGGTCCGCGCGGCCTGATGCCGAACCCGAAGGTCGGCACCGTGACGCCCGACGTGGCCACCGCGGTGAAGAACGCCAAGGCCGGCCAGGTGCAGTTCCGCGTCGACAAGGCCGGTATCGTGCACGCGACGATCGGCCGCCGCTCGTTCGAGGCGGACAAGCTCAAGGGCAACCTGAGCGCGCTGCTGGAGGCCCTGAACAAGGCCAAGCCGGCCTCGAGCAAGGGCGTGTACCTGCGCAAGGTGGCCGTGTCGTCGACCATGGGGGTCGGCGTGCGCGTCGATGCGGCGTCGATCAACGTCGCGTCGGCTGCCTGA
- the rplK gene encoding 50S ribosomal protein L11, with product MAKKIVGFIKLQIPAGKANPSPPVGPALGQRGLNIMEFCKAFNAQTQGMEPGLMLPVVITAYADKSFSFVIKTPPATVLIKKALKLEKGSSRAHLDKVGKITRAQLEEIAKTKMKDLTAADLDAAVKTIAGSARSMGVIVEGV from the coding sequence ATGGCCAAGAAGATTGTCGGCTTCATCAAGCTGCAAATTCCGGCGGGCAAGGCGAACCCCTCGCCCCCGGTGGGTCCGGCGCTGGGTCAGCGCGGCCTGAACATCATGGAGTTCTGCAAGGCGTTCAACGCCCAGACCCAGGGCATGGAGCCCGGTCTGATGCTGCCGGTGGTGATCACCGCCTATGCGGACAAGTCGTTCAGCTTCGTCATCAAGACGCCGCCGGCGACCGTGCTGATCAAGAAGGCGCTCAAGCTCGAGAAGGGCTCCAGCCGCGCCCACCTCGACAAGGTCGGAAAGATCACCCGCGCCCAGCTCGAGGAAATCGCCAAGACCAAGATGAAGGACCTGACGGCCGCCGACCTGGACGCCGCCGTCAAGACGATTGCCGGTTCTGCCCGCTCGATGGGCGTGATCGTGGAGGGTGTCTGA
- the nusG gene encoding transcription termination/antitermination protein NusG has product MSSEIENQAAAGPVKRWYVVHAYSGMEKAVERNLRERIERAGMQHKFGRILVPTEEVIEVKNGKKAVTERRFFPGYVLVEMVMDDDTWHLVKHTSKVTGFVGGAKNRPVPISEDEVMKIVNQMQEGTEKPRPKVEWEVGEVVRVKEGPFTDFNGAIEEVNYDKSKLRVSVTIFGRATPVELDFHQVEKI; this is encoded by the coding sequence ATGAGCAGCGAAATCGAGAACCAGGCCGCCGCGGGTCCAGTCAAGCGCTGGTACGTGGTCCACGCCTATTCGGGCATGGAAAAGGCCGTCGAGCGCAACCTGCGCGAGCGCATCGAGCGCGCCGGCATGCAGCACAAGTTCGGCCGCATCCTGGTGCCGACCGAGGAAGTGATCGAGGTCAAGAACGGCAAGAAGGCCGTGACCGAGCGCCGCTTCTTCCCCGGCTACGTGCTGGTCGAGATGGTGATGGACGACGACACCTGGCACCTGGTCAAGCACACCTCCAAGGTGACGGGGTTCGTCGGCGGCGCGAAGAACCGCCCGGTGCCCATCTCGGAAGACGAGGTCATGAAGATCGTCAACCAGATGCAGGAAGGCACCGAGAAGCCGCGGCCCAAGGTGGAGTGGGAAGTCGGCGAGGTGGTGCGCGTCAAGGAAGGCCCCTTCACCGACTTCAACGGCGCGATCGAAGAGGTCAACTACGACAAGTCCAAGCTGCGCGTGTCGGTCACCATCTTCGGCCGTGCCACGCCGGTGGAGCTGGACTTCCACCAGGTCGAAAAGATCTGA
- the secE gene encoding preprotein translocase subunit SecE codes for MTQPQVETVTSGADKAKLALAGVLVVGAVAAFYLLNQQDLWVRVAALIVALIAAVAVFFTSEPGKQLVAFGRESVREVKKVVWPTRKEAIQMTGYVFAFVVVMALFLWLTDKTLEWVLYDLILGWR; via the coding sequence ATGACCCAACCTCAAGTCGAAACCGTCACCTCCGGCGCGGACAAGGCCAAGCTGGCCCTGGCCGGCGTGCTGGTGGTCGGCGCCGTGGCGGCCTTCTACCTGCTGAACCAGCAGGACCTGTGGGTCCGCGTGGCCGCGCTGATCGTGGCGCTGATCGCGGCGGTTGCCGTCTTCTTCACCTCCGAGCCGGGCAAGCAGCTGGTCGCCTTCGGCCGCGAATCGGTCCGCGAGGTCAAGAAGGTCGTCTGGCCGACCCGCAAGGAAGCCATTCAGATGACGGGGTACGTGTTTGCCTTCGTCGTCGTCATGGCCCTGTTCCTGTGGCTGACCGACAAGACGCTGGAGTGGGTGCTGTACGACCTGATCCTGGGCTGGCGCTGA
- the tuf gene encoding elongation factor Tu: protein MAKGKFERTKPHVNVGTIGHVDHGKTTLTAAITTVLSTKFGGEAKGYDQIDAAPEEKARGITINTAHVEYETASRHYAHVDCPGHADYVKNMITGAAQMDGAILVVSAADGPMPQTREHILLARQVGVPYIIVFLNKCDMVDDAELLELVEMEVRELLSKYDFPGDDTPIIKGSAKLALEGDKGELGEQAIMKLAEALDTYIPTPERAVDGTFLMPVEDVFSISGRGTVVTGRVERGVIKVGDEIEIVGLRATQKTTCTGVEMFRKLLDQGQAGDNVGILLRGTKREEVERGQVLAKPGTITPHTHFTAEVYVLSKEEGGRHTPFFNNYRPQFYFRTTDVTGAVELPKDKEMVMPGDNVTITVKLIAPIAMEEGLRFAIREGGRTVGAGVVAKIIE from the coding sequence ATGGCAAAAGGCAAGTTTGAGCGGACCAAGCCGCACGTGAACGTGGGCACGATTGGTCACGTGGACCATGGCAAGACGACGCTGACGGCGGCGATCACGACGGTGCTGTCGACGAAGTTCGGCGGCGAGGCCAAGGGTTACGACCAGATTGACGCGGCGCCGGAGGAGAAGGCGCGCGGCATCACGATCAACACGGCGCACGTGGAGTACGAGACGGCGAGCCGCCACTATGCCCACGTGGACTGCCCGGGGCACGCCGACTACGTGAAGAACATGATCACGGGTGCGGCGCAGATGGACGGTGCGATCCTGGTGGTGTCGGCGGCCGACGGCCCGATGCCGCAAACGCGTGAGCACATCCTGCTGGCGCGTCAGGTCGGTGTGCCGTACATCATCGTGTTCCTGAACAAGTGCGACATGGTGGACGACGCCGAGCTGCTCGAGCTGGTGGAAATGGAAGTGCGCGAGCTGCTGAGCAAGTACGACTTCCCGGGCGACGACACGCCGATCATCAAGGGTTCGGCGAAGCTGGCGCTGGAAGGCGACAAGGGCGAGCTGGGCGAGCAGGCCATCATGAAGCTGGCCGAGGCGCTGGACACGTACATCCCGACGCCCGAGCGCGCGGTGGACGGCACGTTCCTGATGCCGGTGGAAGACGTGTTCTCGATCTCGGGTCGCGGCACGGTGGTGACCGGGCGCGTGGAGCGCGGCGTGATCAAGGTGGGCGACGAAATCGAGATCGTGGGCCTGCGTGCCACGCAGAAGACCACCTGCACGGGCGTGGAGATGTTCCGCAAGCTGCTGGACCAGGGCCAGGCGGGCGACAACGTGGGTATCCTGCTGCGTGGTACCAAGCGCGAGGAAGTCGAGCGCGGCCAGGTGCTGGCCAAGCCGGGCACGATCACGCCGCACACGCACTTCACGGCCGAGGTGTACGTGCTGAGCAAGGAAGAAGGCGGCCGTCACACGCCGTTCTTCAACAACTACCGTCCGCAGTTCTACTTCCGCACGACGGACGTGACCGGCGCGGTGGAGCTGCCCAAGGACAAGGAGATGGTGATGCCGGGCGACAACGTGACCATCACGGTCAAGCTGATCGCGCCGATCGCCATGGAAGAAGGCCTGCGCTTTGCCATCCGTGAAGGCGGCCGCACCGTCGGCGCCGGCGTCGTGGCCAAGATCATCGAGTAA
- a CDS encoding uracil-DNA glycosylase: protein MSTQAGLFAAEADNRLREPLAACFDRVGGRWRDTTEAFRASPVGQALIDFVDARVAAGAVVYPAQVFRALELTPLESVKVVILGQDPYHGPGQAQGLAFSVPAGVRLPPSLRNIYKEVAADTGAAVPKDGDLTRWARQGVLLLNTALTVEDGQPQSHAQRGWEALTDALIRQVSREAGPCVFLLWGAPAQRKRPLVDTTRHAVFTANHPSPLAATRPPQPFIGCRHFSAVNAWLAAHRPDVAPIAW from the coding sequence ATGAGCACCCAGGCGGGGCTGTTTGCGGCCGAGGCCGACAACCGGCTGCGCGAGCCGCTGGCGGCCTGCTTCGACCGCGTCGGCGGCCGCTGGCGCGACACCACCGAGGCGTTCCGTGCCTCGCCGGTCGGCCAGGCGCTGATCGACTTCGTCGACGCCCGCGTCGCGGCCGGCGCCGTGGTCTACCCGGCCCAGGTGTTCCGCGCCCTGGAGCTGACCCCGCTGGAGTCGGTCAAGGTCGTGATCCTGGGCCAGGACCCGTACCACGGCCCGGGGCAGGCCCAGGGGCTCGCGTTTTCCGTGCCTGCCGGGGTGAGGCTGCCGCCCAGCCTGCGCAACATCTACAAGGAGGTCGCCGCCGACACCGGCGCGGCCGTCCCGAAGGACGGCGACCTGACCCGCTGGGCGCGCCAGGGCGTGCTGCTGCTCAACACCGCCCTGACGGTGGAGGACGGCCAGCCCCAAAGCCACGCGCAGCGCGGCTGGGAGGCGCTGACCGACGCACTGATCCGGCAGGTCTCGCGCGAGGCCGGCCCCTGCGTGTTCCTGCTGTGGGGTGCGCCCGCGCAGCGCAAGCGGCCGCTGGTCGACACCACCCGCCATGCGGTGTTCACCGCCAACCACCCGTCGCCGCTGGCCGCGACGCGCCCGCCCCAGCCCTTCATCGGCTGCCGGCATTTCTCGGCCGTGAACGCCTGGCTGGCGGCGCACCGTCCGGATGTCGCGCCGATCGCATGGTGA
- the trpC gene encoding indole-3-glycerol phosphate synthase TrpC encodes MSDILQKIVAVKREEVAAARARRSAASLRDEAEARRDLRDFAAALRAKVEAGRAAVIAEVKKASPSKGVLRERFVPAEIADSYARHGAACLSVLTDRQFFLGAPEYLRQAREACPLPVLRKDFIVDEYQVHEACAMGADCILLIAACLDDAQMADLEAVAQAHGLAVLVEVHGRAELERALRLKTPLLGINNRNLRTFEVSLDTTLGMLPEVPADRLLVTESGILGPGDVRRMRDAGVHAFLVGEAFMRADDPGVALAALFGT; translated from the coding sequence ATGAGCGACATCCTGCAGAAGATCGTCGCGGTCAAGCGCGAGGAGGTCGCTGCCGCCCGCGCGCGCCGCAGCGCCGCCTCGCTGCGCGACGAGGCCGAGGCGCGCCGCGACCTGCGCGACTTCGCCGCCGCCCTGCGGGCCAAGGTCGAGGCCGGCCGCGCCGCGGTGATCGCCGAGGTCAAGAAGGCCAGCCCCAGCAAGGGCGTGCTGCGCGAGCGCTTCGTGCCGGCCGAGATCGCCGACAGCTACGCCCGCCACGGAGCGGCCTGCCTGTCGGTGCTGACCGACCGCCAGTTCTTCCTGGGCGCGCCCGAGTACCTGCGGCAGGCCCGCGAGGCCTGCCCGCTGCCGGTGCTGCGCAAGGACTTCATCGTCGACGAATACCAGGTCCACGAGGCGTGCGCGATGGGGGCGGACTGCATCCTGCTGATCGCCGCCTGCCTGGACGACGCGCAGATGGCCGACCTCGAGGCGGTGGCGCAGGCGCATGGCCTGGCGGTGCTGGTCGAGGTGCACGGCCGCGCCGAGCTGGAACGCGCGCTGCGCCTGAAGACCCCGCTGCTGGGCATCAACAACCGCAACCTGCGCACCTTCGAGGTCTCGCTGGACACCACGCTGGGCATGCTGCCCGAGGTGCCGGCCGACCGGCTGCTGGTCACCGAGTCCGGCATCCTGGGCCCCGGCGACGTGCGCCGCATGCGCGACGCCGGCGTGCACGCCTTCCTGGTCGGCGAGGCCTTCATGCGCGCCGACGATCCCGGGGTGGCGTTGGCGGCCCTGTTCGGCACATGA